Proteins from a genomic interval of Pseudomonas paeninsulae:
- a CDS encoding MdtB/MuxB family multidrug efflux RND transporter permease subunit: MNASRLFILRPVATTLIMLAILLSGLIAYRMLPVSALPEVDYPTIRVMTLYPGASPDVMTSAVTAPLERQFGQMAGLKQMSSSSSAGASVITLRFNLEVQLDVAEQEVQAAINGASNLLPGDLPAPPVYNKVNPADTPVLTLAIRSATMPLPQVFDLVDTRLAQKLAQTSGVGLVSLAGGQRPAVRIRVNPLALAAYGLNLADVRSLITASNVNQPKGNFDGPTRVSQLDANDQLKSPEEYRELILSYQDGAALRLKDVAEIIDGAENNRLAAWANRNEAVLVNVQRQPGANVIEVVDRIKALLPSLTAGLPANVEVSVLTDRTQTIRAAVTDVQHELLLAVLLVVLVTFLFLRKLSATIIPSIVVPLSLIGTFGVMYLAGFTINNLTLMALTIATGFVVDDAIVMLENIARHLETGETPLNAALKGAKQIGFTLISLTISLIAVLIPLLFMADVVGRLFREFAITLAVAILISLVVSLTLTPMMCARLLKHESEVEQGRFYKASGAVIDGMIARYGIWLQWVLKRQPLTLVVAIATLALTVLLYLAVPKGFFPVQDTGVIQGISEAPQSISFGAMSERQQRLAEVILEDPAVVSLSSYIGVDGDNPTLNSGRLLINLKPHAERDVTASQVIERLRPELARLTGIELYLQPVQDLTIEDRVSRTQFQFSMESPEQALLEEWVPKLVAALREQPQLSDVASDLQSRGLQVFLQIDRDSAGRLGVSVADIDDALYDAFGQRQISTIYTQASQYRVVLESENAGSIGPAALRQIHVATADGGQIPLSSLARIDERAASLLISHIGQFPAATLSFNLAEGVSLGEAVAVIERVQQDIGLPGGVQTQFQGAAEAFRASLSSTLLLILAAIVTMYIVLGVLYESYIHPITILSTLPSAAVGALLALLLSGNELGLIAIIGIILLIGIVKKNAIMMIDFALDAERNQGMAPEAAIYQAALLRFRPILMTTLAALFGAIPLMLASGSGAELRQPLGLVMVGGLLLSQVLTLFTTPVIYLYFDRLSRRLTGRSAAGVLV; the protein is encoded by the coding sequence ATGAACGCTTCCCGCCTGTTCATCCTGCGCCCGGTCGCCACCACCCTGATCATGTTGGCGATCCTGCTCAGCGGCCTGATCGCCTATCGAATGTTGCCCGTGTCGGCGCTGCCCGAGGTGGATTACCCGACCATTCGCGTCATGACTCTGTATCCCGGCGCCAGCCCGGACGTGATGACCAGTGCGGTGACCGCGCCGCTGGAGCGCCAGTTTGGCCAGATGGCGGGCTTGAAGCAGATGTCCTCGAGCAGTTCCGCTGGCGCCTCGGTGATTACCCTGCGCTTCAATCTGGAAGTGCAACTGGATGTCGCCGAGCAGGAGGTGCAGGCGGCGATCAATGGCGCGAGCAACCTGCTGCCCGGCGATCTGCCGGCGCCACCGGTGTACAACAAGGTCAACCCGGCGGACACCCCGGTGCTGACCCTGGCAATTCGTTCGGCCACTATGCCGTTGCCGCAGGTCTTCGACCTGGTCGATACCCGCCTGGCGCAGAAGCTGGCGCAAACCAGCGGCGTCGGCTTGGTCAGCCTGGCCGGCGGCCAACGCCCAGCGGTACGCATCCGGGTCAATCCGCTAGCCCTGGCCGCCTATGGCCTGAACCTCGCGGATGTGCGCAGCCTGATTACCGCGAGCAACGTCAACCAGCCGAAAGGCAACTTCGACGGGCCGACCCGCGTCTCGCAACTGGATGCCAACGACCAGTTGAAATCTCCAGAAGAATACCGCGAGCTGATCCTCAGTTATCAGGACGGCGCTGCGCTGCGCCTGAAGGATGTCGCCGAGATCATCGATGGCGCGGAAAACAATCGCCTGGCGGCCTGGGCCAACCGCAATGAAGCCGTACTGGTCAATGTGCAGCGTCAGCCCGGCGCCAATGTGATCGAGGTGGTCGACCGCATCAAGGCCTTGTTGCCCAGCCTCACGGCAGGCTTGCCGGCCAATGTCGAGGTCAGCGTGCTGACCGACCGCACCCAGACCATTCGCGCCGCGGTGACGGACGTGCAGCACGAGTTGTTACTGGCGGTACTGCTGGTGGTGCTGGTGACCTTCCTGTTCCTGCGCAAGCTGTCGGCAACGATCATTCCGTCGATAGTGGTGCCGCTGTCGCTGATCGGCACCTTCGGTGTGATGTACCTGGCCGGCTTCACCATCAACAACCTGACCCTGATGGCCCTGACCATCGCCACCGGCTTCGTAGTCGACGACGCCATCGTCATGCTGGAAAACATCGCTCGCCACTTGGAAACAGGCGAAACGCCACTGAATGCGGCGCTCAAGGGCGCCAAGCAGATCGGCTTCACCCTGATCTCGTTGACCATCTCGTTGATCGCCGTACTGATTCCACTGTTGTTCATGGCCGATGTGGTGGGCCGACTGTTCCGCGAGTTCGCCATCACCCTGGCGGTGGCCATCCTGATTTCCCTGGTGGTGTCGCTGACATTGACGCCGATGATGTGCGCGCGTTTGCTCAAGCATGAGTCGGAGGTGGAGCAGGGGCGTTTCTATAAGGCCAGTGGTGCGGTTATCGACGGCATGATCGCGCGCTACGGCATCTGGTTGCAGTGGGTGCTCAAGCGTCAGCCGCTGACGCTGGTGGTCGCCATCGCCACCCTGGCCCTGACCGTACTGCTGTACCTGGCTGTGCCCAAGGGCTTCTTTCCGGTGCAGGACACCGGGGTGATCCAGGGTATTTCCGAGGCGCCGCAGTCGATTTCCTTCGGCGCCATGAGCGAGCGCCAACAGCGCCTGGCCGAGGTGATCCTGGAGGATCCGGCGGTGGTCAGCCTATCGTCCTACATTGGCGTGGATGGCGACAATCCGACCCTCAATAGCGGGCGCCTGTTGATCAACCTCAAGCCGCATGCCGAACGCGATGTCACGGCCAGCCAGGTGATCGAGCGCCTGCGCCCCGAGCTGGCCAGGCTCACCGGCATCGAGCTGTACCTGCAGCCGGTGCAGGATCTGACCATCGAGGACCGGGTCAGTCGTACTCAATTTCAGTTCAGCATGGAGTCGCCGGAGCAGGCTCTGTTGGAGGAATGGGTGCCCAAACTGGTCGCCGCGCTGCGTGAACAACCGCAACTAAGCGATGTTGCCAGCGACCTGCAAAGTCGCGGCCTGCAGGTGTTCCTGCAGATCGATCGGGACAGCGCCGGGCGCCTCGGCGTGAGCGTCGCTGACATCGACGACGCGCTGTACGACGCCTTCGGTCAGCGGCAGATTTCCACCATCTACACCCAGGCCAGTCAGTACCGAGTGGTGCTGGAGAGCGAGAACGCCGGCAGCATCGGCCCGGCCGCGCTGCGGCAGATCCACGTGGCGACGGCCGACGGCGGGCAAATCCCCTTGTCGTCGCTGGCGCGCATCGACGAGCGCGCCGCCAGCCTGCTGATCAGCCATATCGGTCAGTTCCCGGCGGCGACCCTGTCGTTCAACCTGGCTGAGGGGGTGTCCCTGGGCGAGGCGGTGGCGGTGATCGAGCGGGTGCAGCAGGACATCGGTCTGCCGGGCGGGGTGCAGACCCAGTTTCAGGGCGCGGCCGAGGCCTTCCGCGCCTCGCTGTCGAGCACCTTGCTGCTGATCCTGGCGGCGATCGTCACCATGTACATCGTCTTGGGTGTGCTCTACGAGAGCTATATCCACCCAATCACCATTCTCTCGACCTTGCCCTCGGCGGCGGTCGGTGCGCTGCTGGCGTTGCTGCTAAGCGGCAATGAGCTGGGCCTGATCGCGATCATCGGCATCATTCTGCTGATCGGCATCGTCAAGAAGAACGCGATCATGATGATCGACTTTGCCCTCGACGCCGAGCGCAACCAGGGCATGGCGCCCGAGGCGGCGATCTATCAGGCGGCGCTGCTGCGTTTCAGGCCGATCCTGATGACCACCCTGGCGGCACTGTTCGGCGCCATTCCGCTGATGCTCGCGAGCGGTTCCGGCGCCGAGTTGCGCCAGCCGCTGGGGCTGGTGATGGTCGGTGGCCTGCTGCTTAGCCAGGTGCTGACGCTGTTCACCACACCGGTGATCTACCTGTACTTCGACCGCCTGTCGCGGCGCCTGACCGGGCGTAGCGCAGCGGGAGTGCTGGTATGA
- a CDS encoding efflux RND transporter permease subunit, translating to MNLSAPFIRRPVATLLLSLAILLLGGVSFGLLPVAPLPQMDFPTITVQASLPGASPQIMASSVATPLERSLGTIAGISQMNSRSSQGNTRIMLQFDLDKDINAAAREVQAAINAARELLPSGMRAMPTYRKVNPSQAPIMVLSLTSEVLDKGQLYDVASTILAQKLSQVSGVGEVTIGGSSLPAVRVALEPRLLDQYGIALDEVRQTITAANAKRPKGAVEQGDRHWQVQASDQLEKAADYLPLIIRYQDGAAVRLGDVATVSDGVEDRYNSGFYNDEQAVLLVVNRQTGANIIETIAGIRQQLPALRAVIPASVTVQVAMDRSPVIRATLHEAERTLLIAVALVILVVFAFLGRWRAALIPALAVPVSLVGTFAVMHLLGFSLNNLSLMALIIATGLVVDDAIVVLENITRHIEAGVAPIAAAFKGAREVGFTLLAMNLSLVAVFISILFMGGIVERLFHEFSITLAVAIVISLLVSLTLTPMLCARWLKAEQAEPPANAMQRLGARVQTRVLGVYRRSLDWALQHSLLMLFSLLATIALNVFLFVSVPKTFLPQQDTGQLIGFVRGDDGLSFQVMQPKMEIFRRALLADPAVDSVAGFIGGSGGINNAFMIVRLKQVSERKLSSQQVIERLRRTVPKVPGGRMFLMPDQDLQIGGREGRSSENEYMLLSGDLDLLRQWLPIVRDALRALPELTDIDAKEADGTQQIRLLVDRDAAKRLGVDMAMVTGVLNNAFSQRQVSTIYDSLNQYSVVMEINPQYAQHPEALEQIQLITAAGARVPLSSFARWERSLEEDRVYHQGQFAAENIGFALAEGVSLEQASVAIERTVARLNLPTEVQGRLGGTGGAFQQTQQSQPWMILLALGVVYIVLGVLYESYIHPLTILSTLPSAGVGALLALQLMSIEFSLISLLGLFLLIGIVKKNAILMIDLALQLERQERLSPQESIRRACLLRFRPIMMTTLAAILGALPLVLGSAEGSEMRQPLGITIVGGLILSQLLTLYTTPVIYLYFDRLRHRVNRWRGVRTDAALETPL from the coding sequence ATGAACCTATCCGCGCCCTTTATCCGCCGGCCGGTGGCGACTCTGCTGCTGAGCCTGGCGATCCTCCTGCTCGGCGGCGTCAGCTTCGGCCTGTTGCCAGTGGCGCCGCTGCCGCAGATGGATTTTCCGACCATTACGGTGCAGGCCAGCCTGCCTGGCGCCAGCCCGCAGATCATGGCCTCGAGCGTGGCCACGCCGCTGGAACGCTCGCTCGGCACCATCGCCGGCATCAGCCAGATGAACAGCCGCAGCAGTCAGGGCAACACGCGGATCATGCTGCAGTTCGATCTGGACAAGGATATCAACGCTGCCGCCCGTGAGGTGCAGGCAGCGATCAATGCCGCGCGCGAGCTGCTGCCCAGCGGCATGCGCGCGATGCCGACCTACCGCAAGGTCAACCCGTCGCAGGCGCCGATCATGGTGCTGTCGCTGACCAGCGAGGTGCTGGACAAGGGCCAGCTCTATGATGTGGCGTCGACCATCCTGGCGCAGAAGCTCTCGCAGGTGAGCGGTGTCGGCGAAGTGACCATCGGTGGCAGCTCGCTGCCAGCAGTGCGGGTTGCCCTGGAACCGCGCCTGCTCGACCAGTACGGCATCGCTCTGGATGAGGTGCGCCAAACGATTACCGCCGCCAACGCCAAACGGCCGAAAGGCGCGGTGGAACAGGGCGACCGACATTGGCAGGTGCAGGCCAGCGACCAGCTGGAGAAAGCCGCCGATTATCTGCCGCTGATCATTCGCTACCAGGATGGCGCCGCCGTGCGCCTGGGCGATGTGGCGACGGTCAGCGACGGGGTGGAGGATCGCTACAACAGCGGCTTTTACAACGACGAGCAGGCGGTGCTGCTGGTGGTCAATCGCCAGACTGGGGCCAATATCATCGAAACCATTGCCGGCATTCGCCAGCAGTTGCCGGCGTTGCGCGCGGTGATTCCGGCCAGCGTCACGGTGCAAGTGGCGATGGACCGCTCGCCGGTGATCCGCGCCACCTTGCACGAGGCCGAGCGCACCCTGTTGATTGCCGTGGCCCTGGTGATTCTGGTGGTGTTCGCCTTCCTCGGGCGCTGGCGCGCAGCGCTGATCCCGGCGCTGGCGGTGCCGGTGTCGCTGGTCGGCACCTTCGCGGTGATGCACCTGTTGGGCTTCTCGTTGAACAACCTGTCGCTGATGGCACTGATCATCGCCACCGGCCTGGTGGTGGACGACGCCATCGTGGTGCTGGAAAACATCACCCGGCATATCGAGGCCGGCGTCGCGCCTATCGCCGCCGCCTTCAAGGGCGCGCGTGAGGTGGGCTTCACCCTGTTGGCGATGAACCTGTCGCTGGTCGCGGTTTTTATCTCGATTCTGTTTATGGGCGGCATCGTCGAACGGTTGTTCCACGAATTCTCCATCACCCTGGCGGTGGCCATCGTCATCTCCCTGCTGGTGTCGCTGACCCTGACGCCGATGCTCTGCGCGCGCTGGCTCAAGGCCGAACAGGCCGAGCCGCCGGCCAATGCCATGCAGCGTCTGGGCGCGCGGGTGCAAACGCGGGTGCTGGGCGTTTATCGGCGCAGCCTGGATTGGGCCTTGCAGCACTCCTTGCTGATGCTGTTCAGCCTGCTGGCGACCATCGCGCTGAATGTGTTTCTGTTCGTCAGCGTGCCCAAGACCTTCCTGCCGCAGCAGGATACCGGCCAGCTGATCGGCTTCGTGCGTGGCGACGACGGCCTGTCGTTCCAAGTCATGCAGCCGAAGATGGAAATCTTCCGCCGCGCGCTGCTGGCCGATCCGGCGGTGGACAGCGTGGCCGGTTTTATCGGCGGCTCGGGCGGGATCAATAACGCCTTCATGATCGTGCGGCTGAAGCAAGTGAGCGAGCGCAAGTTGTCTTCGCAACAGGTGATCGAGCGGCTGCGCCGCACGGTGCCCAAGGTCCCCGGCGGGCGGATGTTCCTCATGCCCGATCAGGACCTGCAGATCGGCGGGCGCGAAGGGCGCAGTTCGGAGAACGAATACATGCTGCTCTCCGGCGACCTCGACCTGTTGCGCCAGTGGCTGCCGATTGTGCGCGACGCGCTGCGGGCGCTACCCGAACTGACCGATATCGACGCCAAGGAAGCCGACGGCACCCAGCAGATTCGCCTGCTGGTCGACCGCGATGCGGCCAAGCGCCTGGGCGTGGACATGGCCATGGTCACCGGGGTGCTCAACAACGCCTTCAGCCAGCGTCAGGTCTCGACCATCTACGACAGCCTCAACCAGTACAGCGTGGTGATGGAAATCAATCCGCAATACGCCCAGCACCCCGAGGCACTGGAGCAGATCCAGCTGATCACCGCCGCGGGCGCCCGGGTGCCGCTGTCCAGCTTTGCCCGTTGGGAGCGCAGCCTGGAAGAAGATCGGGTCTATCACCAGGGCCAGTTCGCCGCGGAGAATATCGGCTTCGCCCTGGCCGAAGGCGTCAGCCTGGAGCAGGCCAGCGTGGCGATCGAACGTACGGTGGCGCGACTCAACCTGCCGACCGAGGTGCAAGGTCGGCTCGGCGGCACCGGTGGCGCCTTCCAACAGACCCAGCAGAGCCAGCCGTGGATGATCCTGCTGGCGCTGGGGGTGGTGTATATCGTCCTCGGCGTGCTCTACGAGAGCTATATCCACCCGCTGACCATCCTCTCCACCTTGCCCTCGGCCGGGGTCGGCGCCTTGCTCGCCCTGCAGTTGATGAGCATCGAATTCAGCCTGATTTCGCTGCTCGGCTTGTTCCTGCTGATCGGCATCGTCAAGAAGAACGCCATCCTGATGATTGATCTGGCCTTGCAGCTGGAACGTCAGGAGCGGCTGAGCCCGCAGGAGTCGATCCGCCGCGCCTGCCTGTTGCGTTTTCGGCCGATCATGATGACCACCCTGGCGGCGATTCTCGGCGCCCTGCCACTGGTGTTGGGCAGTGCCGAAGGCTCGGAGATGCGCCAGCCGCTGGGCATCACCATCGTTGGCGGGCTGATTCTCAGCCAGTTGCTGACGCTTTACACCACCCCGGTGATCTACCTGTATTTCGATCGCCTGCGCCACCGGGTCAACCGCTGGCGCGGCGTGCGTACCGACGCTGCCCTGGAAACTCCGCTATGA
- a CDS encoding efflux transporter outer membrane subunit: MGLLALSLLLSGCAIGPDYQRPQLTTPEQFKQIEGWTTAVPSDALERGAWWELYGDAELSGLVGRLNLSNQNLAASEAQYRQARALVRGARAAFYPSLSSSAGATRAGQGGGDSTLRTSDGFSVGGSNAASISKSYDLSLNAAWELDIWGKLRRSLESSRAGFAASAADLAALKLSLQAELVQTYLQLRVLDDQQRLLDATVAAYARSLRLSENQYNAGIVPKSDVSQALTQLRSTEAQAIDLKWQRAQLEHAIAVLIGVPPSELSIAAREQLPALPMIPVALPSQLLERRPDVAAAERRVIAANAEIGVAEAAWYPDLTLSATGGYRGSSFADWVSLPNRFWSLGPQLALSLFDGGARRAELERSEAAYDQTVAQYRQAVLDSFREVEDYLVQLRVLEQEAVYQQQALDAAREALRLIENQYKAGTVDFNSVVNVQATALTNERSNLTLLGSRLTASVQLIAALGGGWQAASAGAAVPVAKEP, encoded by the coding sequence ATGGGGCTGCTTGCGCTCAGTTTGCTGTTAAGTGGCTGCGCCATCGGCCCGGATTACCAGCGCCCGCAACTGACCACTCCGGAGCAGTTCAAGCAGATTGAAGGTTGGACCACCGCAGTGCCCAGCGATGCGCTGGAGCGCGGTGCCTGGTGGGAGCTGTACGGCGATGCCGAGTTGAGTGGCCTGGTCGGTCGCCTCAACCTGTCCAATCAGAACCTCGCCGCCAGCGAGGCTCAGTACCGCCAGGCCCGCGCGCTGGTACGTGGTGCGCGCGCAGCCTTCTATCCAAGCCTGTCGAGCAGCGCCGGAGCGACCCGGGCCGGGCAGGGCGGCGGCGACAGCACCCTGCGCACCTCGGACGGTTTCAGTGTCGGCGGCTCGAATGCCGCAAGCATCTCGAAGAGCTACGACCTGAGCCTGAACGCCGCCTGGGAACTGGATATCTGGGGCAAGCTGCGCCGCTCGCTGGAATCGAGCCGCGCCGGTTTCGCGGCCAGCGCCGCCGATCTGGCCGCGCTCAAGCTCAGCCTGCAGGCCGAACTGGTGCAAACCTACCTGCAACTGCGCGTGCTGGACGATCAGCAGCGTCTGCTCGATGCCACCGTGGCCGCCTATGCGCGTTCGCTGCGCCTCAGCGAAAACCAGTACAACGCCGGCATAGTGCCGAAATCCGACGTCAGCCAGGCGCTGACCCAGTTGAGAAGCACCGAAGCCCAGGCCATTGACCTGAAGTGGCAGCGCGCCCAGCTGGAACACGCCATCGCCGTGCTGATCGGCGTGCCACCGAGCGAGCTGAGCATCGCCGCGCGTGAGCAATTGCCGGCCTTGCCCATGATTCCCGTGGCGCTGCCGTCGCAACTGCTGGAACGCCGCCCGGATGTCGCCGCTGCCGAGCGCCGGGTAATCGCCGCCAATGCCGAGATTGGCGTAGCCGAAGCCGCCTGGTACCCGGACCTGACCCTCTCCGCCACTGGCGGCTACCGTGGCAGCAGCTTTGCCGACTGGGTCAGCCTGCCCAATCGCTTCTGGTCGCTCGGCCCGCAACTGGCGCTGAGCCTGTTCGACGGCGGCGCCCGCCGTGCCGAGCTGGAGCGCAGCGAAGCGGCTTACGACCAGACTGTCGCGCAATACCGTCAGGCCGTGCTAGACAGCTTCCGCGAAGTCGAAGACTACCTGGTGCAGCTGCGGGTGCTGGAACAGGAGGCGGTGTACCAGCAGCAGGCACTGGACGCTGCCCGCGAGGCTCTGCGCCTGATCGAGAACCAGTACAAGGCGGGCACTGTCGATTTCAACAGCGTGGTCAACGTGCAAGCGACTGCGTTGACCAATGAACGCAGCAACCTGACCTTGCTGGGCAGCCGTCTGACCGCCAGCGTGCAGTTGATTGCCGCCTTGGGTGGCGGTTGGCAAGCAGCCTCTGCGGGTGCGGCAGTGCCCGTGGCCAAGGAGCCATAG
- a CDS encoding chemotaxis protein CheW: MDRYEMLPFWLAEQRLAVTLDQVVRVLPALQTTPLPGAPETVCGLVNVRGKLLPVVDLARRFGWSTPALSLWQPFIWLRSSTRELLLPVARVESVFSAVAEDFIPAPDPRVPSNLLRGVLRTREGLLLIQDVEQLLSDNDELQLAALLTDDGRLADAAD; the protein is encoded by the coding sequence ATGGACAGATACGAGATGTTGCCCTTCTGGTTGGCCGAACAACGTTTAGCGGTAACCCTCGATCAAGTGGTTCGCGTGCTGCCGGCACTGCAGACTACCCCCCTGCCAGGGGCACCCGAGACGGTCTGTGGGTTGGTCAATGTGCGCGGCAAACTGCTCCCGGTGGTGGATCTGGCCCGGCGTTTCGGTTGGTCCACGCCTGCGCTGAGCCTGTGGCAACCGTTTATCTGGCTGCGCAGTAGCACGCGTGAGCTCCTGCTCCCGGTGGCGCGGGTGGAGTCGGTATTTAGCGCTGTGGCCGAGGACTTCATTCCGGCACCGGATCCGCGGGTACCCTCCAACCTGCTGCGCGGTGTGCTGCGGACCCGCGAAGGCCTGCTGCTGATCCAGGACGTCGAACAACTGCTCAGCGATAACGATGAGTTGCAGCTGGCTGCGCTGTTGACGGACGACGGGAGATTGGCCGATGCAGCGGACTGA
- a CDS encoding CheR family methyltransferase — translation MQRTEARCSPRLLAALNHKVHQHLGMDFSGARGADLLRRLQLLALELQVTDLEHWLQQLAFADWDAALMQTLIPAFSVGETYFRRDAEALDWLAANHLGPLLARRRQSGQRILRVWSAGCCTGEEAYSLLFLVDQLLGAERASWSLEIVASDINAAFLARAEQALYGAHAFRHNETQFRSQYFQAEGRSWRVRPAWRGRIRFIQYNLVDGAHACLLPAADLILCRNVLMYFSESRAASALRRLLASLSTEGLLLLSAVEAGIATQAGLNGRWAGSNYALDRDALHHRASAQRAEALHVPFSLPAPAPAAPGPERVVPAAAVTPVQNGAAAPAPALWQQAQDALSQGRGADAREALLGYLACAELSHAQQHQACLLLAHSWADLQRFEEAQDWLQRALLLDPASATAYWLLAQLAQQRGDHPDALLAVQKCLYLDAEFILGYFLQARLLLVLGRPQASDKALRVCGQLLKDQDRQAMVPHGDGISCAQLLRLCEQLQEQRHACLNP, via the coding sequence ATGCAGCGGACTGAAGCGCGCTGCTCGCCACGCCTGTTGGCAGCCTTGAATCACAAGGTGCATCAGCATCTGGGGATGGATTTCTCCGGGGCGCGTGGTGCCGACTTGCTGCGGCGTCTGCAGTTGCTAGCCCTGGAGTTGCAGGTAACGGATCTCGAGCATTGGCTGCAGCAACTGGCCTTTGCCGACTGGGATGCGGCCCTGATGCAGACGTTGATCCCCGCGTTCAGCGTCGGCGAGACCTATTTCCGTCGCGATGCCGAGGCGCTCGACTGGTTGGCCGCCAACCATCTGGGCCCGCTGCTGGCGCGCCGGCGCCAATCCGGGCAGCGCATCCTGCGTGTGTGGAGCGCGGGCTGCTGCACCGGCGAGGAGGCCTACAGCCTGTTATTTCTGGTCGATCAGTTGCTCGGTGCGGAGCGCGCTAGCTGGTCGTTGGAGATTGTCGCCAGCGATATCAATGCGGCGTTTCTCGCCCGCGCCGAACAGGCGCTCTATGGCGCCCACGCCTTTCGCCACAATGAAACGCAATTTCGCAGTCAGTACTTTCAGGCCGAGGGGCGTTCGTGGCGGGTACGGCCGGCCTGGCGTGGGCGCATTCGTTTTATCCAATACAACCTCGTCGATGGCGCACACGCCTGCCTACTGCCCGCTGCCGACTTGATCCTGTGCCGCAACGTCCTGATGTATTTCTCGGAAAGTCGCGCGGCCAGCGCGCTGCGACGGCTACTCGCCAGCCTGAGTACGGAAGGGTTATTGCTGCTCAGCGCCGTCGAAGCCGGCATCGCCACCCAGGCCGGCCTCAACGGGCGCTGGGCCGGCAGTAATTACGCGTTAGACCGTGATGCGTTGCACCATCGCGCCTCTGCGCAACGCGCCGAGGCGCTGCACGTCCCGTTCAGCCTGCCTGCGCCTGCGCCTGCGGCGCCCGGGCCCGAACGCGTAGTGCCGGCTGCCGCTGTCACGCCTGTACAGAACGGCGCTGCCGCGCCAGCCCCTGCATTGTGGCAACAGGCACAGGATGCCTTGAGCCAAGGCCGCGGCGCCGACGCCCGAGAAGCTCTGCTGGGCTACCTGGCCTGCGCCGAGCTCAGTCATGCACAGCAGCACCAGGCTTGTTTGCTGCTCGCGCACAGTTGGGCGGACCTGCAACGCTTCGAAGAAGCGCAGGATTGGCTGCAACGCGCGCTGTTGCTCGACCCCGCATCGGCCACCGCGTATTGGCTGCTGGCACAACTGGCGCAGCAGCGCGGCGATCACCCGGACGCGTTGCTGGCCGTGCAGAAATGCCTCTATCTGGATGCCGAGTTTATCCTCGGGTATTTCCTCCAGGCCCGCCTGTTGCTCGTACTCGGCCGCCCCCAAGCCAGTGATAAAGCCCTGCGCGTGTGCGGGCAATTGCTCAAGGATCAGGATCGGCAGGCCATGGTGCCGCACGGCGACGGCATCAGCTGCGCACAGCTACTGCGTTTGTGCGAGCAACTACAGGAGCAACGGCACGCATGTCTGAACCCATGA
- a CDS encoding chemotaxis protein CheW — protein sequence MSEPMNDPQLPPSVDPARWAQLHERLAEFERRLLEGFAIDPEERAARLRERSRQWACAADDQAPADEFEVLRFGISGELYAIASEHVAQVLPLNQYTPLPNTPAYVLGIVNVRGRIVSVLDLRVLFELPVDSLSERNFLLILHSPEMEFGVLIDRVLGIAQIRRDALQKAPANLTGVRANYLLGVTAEQVTVLDGARLLGDPDLPVMAD from the coding sequence ATGTCTGAACCCATGAACGATCCCCAGCTGCCACCGAGCGTCGATCCGGCACGCTGGGCGCAGCTGCACGAGCGTTTGGCCGAATTCGAACGGCGCTTGTTAGAGGGCTTCGCCATCGACCCCGAGGAACGCGCCGCGCGCCTGCGCGAACGCAGCCGGCAATGGGCCTGCGCGGCCGACGATCAGGCGCCCGCGGACGAGTTTGAAGTGCTGCGCTTTGGCATCAGCGGCGAGCTGTATGCCATCGCCAGCGAGCATGTCGCCCAGGTGTTGCCACTCAATCAATACACCCCTTTACCGAACACCCCGGCTTATGTGCTGGGTATCGTCAATGTGCGCGGGCGGATCGTCTCGGTGCTGGATTTACGGGTGCTGTTCGAACTGCCGGTCGACAGTCTGTCGGAGCGCAATTTTCTACTGATCCTGCACAGTCCCGAGATGGAGTTCGGCGTGCTGATCGACCGCGTGTTGGGCATCGCACAGATCCGTCGCGACGCGCTGCAAAAGGCGCCGGCGAACCTAACCGGGGTGCGCGCGAACTACCTGCTCGGGGTCACCGCCGAGCAGGTCACGGTACTCGATGGCGCGCGCCTGCTGGGCGATCCCGATTTACCGGTGATGGCCGACTAA